From the genome of Psychroserpens ponticola, one region includes:
- a CDS encoding DNA-directed RNA polymerase subunit alpha, with translation MAILNFQKPDKVIMIDSTEFEGKFEFRPLEPGYGLTVGNALRRVLLSSLEGFAITSIRIEGVDHEFSTIAGVVEDVTEMILNLKQVNFKRQIDEVDNESVSISISGQDQITAGDFQKFISGFQVLNKDLVICNLDPKVSINMEITIEKGRGYVPAEENKKASAPIGTIFTDSIYTPIKNVKYSIENWRVEQKTDFEKLVFEIITDGSIAPKDALTEAAKILIHHFMLFSDERITLEADEIAQTETYDEESLHMRQLLKTKLVDMDLSVRALNCLKAAEVDTLGDLVSFNKNDLMKFRNFGKKSLTELEELVNVKGLNFGMDLAKYKLDKD, from the coding sequence ATGGCAATATTAAATTTTCAGAAACCTGACAAGGTTATAATGATCGATTCAACTGAGTTTGAAGGTAAATTCGAATTCAGACCTTTAGAACCAGGTTACGGTTTAACAGTGGGTAATGCACTTAGACGTGTCTTATTATCTTCTTTAGAAGGATTTGCAATTACTTCAATTAGAATTGAAGGTGTAGATCATGAATTTTCTACAATTGCAGGTGTAGTTGAAGATGTAACTGAGATGATTTTGAACTTAAAGCAAGTAAACTTTAAGCGACAAATTGATGAAGTTGATAACGAATCTGTTTCAATTTCTATTTCTGGTCAAGATCAAATTACTGCAGGTGACTTCCAAAAGTTTATCTCAGGATTCCAAGTATTAAACAAAGACTTAGTCATTTGTAACTTAGATCCAAAAGTGAGCATCAATATGGAAATCACTATTGAAAAAGGTAGAGGATATGTTCCTGCTGAAGAAAACAAAAAAGCTTCTGCACCAATTGGAACTATCTTTACAGATTCAATATATACACCAATTAAGAATGTAAAATATAGCATTGAAAACTGGCGTGTTGAACAAAAAACAGATTTTGAAAAATTAGTTTTTGAAATTATTACTGATGGTTCAATTGCACCTAAAGATGCATTAACTGAAGCCGCTAAAATATTAATTCATCACTTCATGTTATTCTCTGATGAGCGTATCACTCTTGAAGCTGATGAAATTGCACAAACTGAAACTTATGATGAAGAATCACTTCATATGAGACAACTATTGAAAACTAAATTAGTTGATATGGATCTTTCAGTCCGTGCATTAAATTGTTTAAAAGCAGCAGAAGTAGATACTTTAGGAGACTTAGTATCGTTCAATAAGAATGACTTAATGAAGTTCCGTAATTTTGGTAAGAAATCTTTAACTGAGCTTGAAGAGCTTGTAAATGTTAAAGGTCTTAACTTCGGAATGGATTTAGCAAAATACAAATTAGATAAAGATTAA
- the rplQ gene encoding 50S ribosomal protein L17, which yields MRHGKKFNHLGRQTAHRKAMLANMACSLIEHKRINTTVAKAKALKQFVEPMITKSKSDTTHNRRIVMAKLRQKDVVAELFRDVAPKIGDRPGGYTRIIKLGNRLGDNADMAMIELVDYNEIYNAGKKEKKTTRRSRRGGSKTETTPVPPVATNEEE from the coding sequence ATGAGACACGGAAAGAAATTTAACCATTTAGGAAGACAAACTGCTCATAGAAAAGCAATGTTAGCTAACATGGCATGTTCGTTAATCGAACACAAACGTATCAACACAACTGTAGCTAAAGCAAAAGCTTTAAAACAATTTGTTGAACCAATGATTACAAAGTCTAAATCAGATACAACTCACAACAGACGTATTGTTATGGCTAAGCTAAGACAAAAAGATGTAGTTGCTGAATTGTTCAGAGATGTAGCGCCTAAAATTGGCGATCGTCCAGGTGGTTATACTAGAATCATTAAATTAGGAAACAGACTTGGTGATAACGCTGATATGGCAATGATTGAGTTAGTAGATTACAACGAAATCTACAACGCTGGTAAGAAAGAGAAGAAAACGACTCGAAGAAGTAGAAGAGGAGGTTCAAAAACTGAAACTACTCCAGTTCCACCAGTAGCAACTAACGAAGAAGAATAA
- the carA gene encoding glutamine-hydrolyzing carbamoyl-phosphate synthase small subunit has product MAYLKRKKALILLADGTIFHGKSIGKEGTAFGEVCFNTGTTGYQEIFTDPSYYGQLMVTTNAHIGNYGTKADEVESDSIKIAGLICKNFSFNYSRPSGDKSLEEFLNDNNLLTISDVDTRALVSHIRDHGAMNAVISTDVENIEDLKKQLAEVPSMEGLELASQVSTKEPYYFGDENATHKIAALDIGIKKNILRNLAKRDAYIKVFPYNSKFEDLEAFKPDGYFLSNGPGDPEPLVEAQTVAKEIIKRDLPLFGICLGHQVIALANGISTYKMHNGHRGINHPVKNLVTTKGEITSQNHGFAINREETEANPNIEITHVHLNDHTVAGIKLKHKNCFSVQYHPEASPGPNDSTYLFDEFIQNIKNN; this is encoded by the coding sequence ATGGCATACTTAAAACGTAAAAAAGCACTAATCTTACTTGCAGACGGAACAATTTTTCACGGAAAATCAATCGGCAAAGAAGGTACTGCCTTTGGTGAAGTTTGTTTCAATACTGGAACTACAGGCTATCAAGAAATTTTTACAGATCCTTCCTATTATGGTCAGCTAATGGTAACCACCAATGCACATATTGGTAACTACGGAACCAAAGCTGATGAAGTAGAATCTGATTCTATCAAAATCGCAGGATTGATTTGTAAAAACTTTAGCTTCAACTATTCACGTCCTTCAGGAGATAAGTCTTTAGAAGAATTTCTAAATGACAATAATTTGTTAACAATTTCAGATGTAGATACGCGTGCTCTAGTAAGTCATATTAGAGATCATGGCGCAATGAATGCAGTAATTTCTACAGATGTTGAAAATATTGAAGATTTGAAAAAGCAATTAGCCGAAGTGCCAAGTATGGAAGGCCTAGAATTAGCGTCGCAAGTTTCAACTAAAGAACCTTATTATTTTGGAGATGAAAATGCAACGCATAAAATTGCTGCACTAGATATCGGAATTAAAAAGAACATCCTTCGTAACCTTGCTAAGCGAGATGCGTATATTAAAGTGTTTCCTTATAATTCAAAGTTTGAAGATTTAGAAGCGTTTAAACCAGATGGTTATTTCTTATCTAATGGGCCTGGAGATCCAGAACCTTTAGTAGAAGCTCAAACAGTAGCTAAAGAAATTATTAAACGAGATTTACCGTTATTTGGAATTTGCTTAGGACATCAAGTAATAGCTTTGGCTAACGGAATTTCAACCTATAAAATGCACAATGGTCATAGAGGAATCAATCATCCTGTGAAGAATTTAGTAACGACAAAAGGTGAAATTACTTCTCAAAATCATGGTTTCGCAATCAATAGAGAAGAAACTGAGGCAAATCCAAATATTGAAATCACTCATGTACATTTAAATGATCATACTGTGGCAGGAATTAAATTGAAACATAAAAATTGCTTTTCAGTACAATATCACCCAGAAGCAAGTCCTGGACCAAACGATTCGACCTATTTGTTTGATGAGTTTATTCAGAATATTAAAAATAATTAA
- the eno gene encoding phosphopyruvate hydratase: protein MSIIINIHARQILDSRGNPTVEVDVITENGVMGRAAVPSGASTGEHEAVELRDGGDAYMGKGVTKAVHNVNSIISQELLGESVFDQNRIDQLMIDLDGTANKSKLGANAILGVSLAAAKAAASELGMPLYRYVGGVSANTLPVPMMNIINGGSHSDAPIAFQEFMVMPVKAKNFTHAMQMGTEIFHNLKKVLHDRGLSTAVGDEGGFAPNLEGGTEDALETIAKAVANAGYKLGDDVMIALDCAAAEFYKDGKYDYTLFEGDSGVVRTSKEQADYLAELSEKYPILSIEDGMDENDWDGWKYLTEKIGDKVQLVGDDLFVTNVERLSRGIENGIANSILIKVNQIGTLTETISAVNMAHNAGYTSVMSHRSGETEDNTIADLAVALNTGQIKTGSASRSDRMAKYNQLLRIEEELQDVAYFPKMNAFKVK from the coding sequence ATGAGCATTATAATTAATATTCATGCAAGACAAATTTTAGATTCAAGAGGAAATCCAACCGTTGAAGTTGATGTAATTACTGAAAATGGAGTTATGGGAAGAGCAGCTGTGCCTTCTGGAGCTTCTACTGGAGAACATGAAGCAGTTGAGCTTCGAGATGGTGGAGATGCATATATGGGAAAAGGTGTTACTAAAGCTGTACATAATGTAAATTCAATCATCTCTCAAGAATTATTAGGAGAGTCAGTATTTGATCAAAATAGAATCGATCAGTTAATGATTGATTTAGACGGAACAGCTAACAAGTCAAAATTGGGAGCTAACGCTATTTTAGGTGTGTCTTTGGCTGCTGCAAAAGCTGCTGCTAGCGAATTAGGAATGCCATTATATAGATATGTTGGAGGCGTTTCCGCAAATACATTGCCAGTACCAATGATGAATATCATTAATGGTGGTTCTCATAGTGATGCACCAATTGCATTTCAAGAATTCATGGTAATGCCTGTAAAAGCGAAAAATTTCACACACGCTATGCAAATGGGAACTGAAATTTTCCATAACCTTAAAAAAGTATTACACGATAGAGGTTTAAGTACAGCTGTTGGTGATGAAGGTGGTTTTGCACCAAACCTAGAAGGAGGAACTGAAGATGCTTTAGAAACGATTGCTAAAGCGGTTGCAAATGCTGGTTACAAATTAGGTGATGATGTGATGATTGCTTTAGATTGTGCTGCTGCAGAGTTCTATAAAGATGGTAAATATGATTACACACTTTTTGAAGGTGATTCTGGAGTTGTAAGAACTAGCAAAGAACAAGCCGATTATTTAGCTGAACTTTCTGAAAAGTATCCTATTCTATCTATTGAAGATGGTATGGATGAAAACGATTGGGATGGTTGGAAATATTTAACTGAAAAAATTGGAGATAAAGTACAATTAGTAGGTGATGATTTATTCGTTACTAATGTAGAGCGTTTATCACGTGGCATTGAAAATGGCATCGCAAATTCTATTTTAATTAAAGTGAATCAAATTGGAACGTTGACTGAAACAATTTCAGCAGTAAACATGGCACATAATGCTGGTTATACATCAGTAATGTCACATCGTTCTGGTGAAACGGAAGATAATACCATTGCAGATTTAGCAGTTGCTTTAAATACTGGACAAATTAAAACAGGTTCTGCTTCTCGTAGTGATCGTATGGCAAAATACAATCAGTTATTACGTATTGAAGAAGAACTACAAGACGTGGCTTACTTTCCTAAAATGAATGCGTTTAAAGTGAAGTAA
- a CDS encoding T9SS type A sorting domain-containing protein, protein MFLDATFCILIHLIEKPAVNIDDQLDFLATINPIGSDETPDDNEFSFEQEVIGSYDPNDITCLEGDIVSPDKIGDYLHYTINFENTGTAAATFVVVKDDIDETKFDMNTLRVMHASHEMMTRITDNRIEFVFDNINLEPEGRGNVVFKIKTLNSLSIGDSVSNKADIYFDYNYPIETNIATTTFDALSVDEFGLKNSVSVYPNPTNGQLFINSTYKIDDIILYDIQGRKVEGFNVSETNMLNISSVSKGVYFLEITSVKGKSTKKIIKD, encoded by the coding sequence TTGTTTTTAGACGCAACCTTTTGTATATTAATACATCTTATTGAAAAACCAGCTGTTAATATTGATGATCAATTAGACTTTTTGGCAACCATAAATCCTATTGGTAGTGATGAAACACCAGATGATAATGAGTTTAGCTTCGAACAAGAAGTTATTGGTTCTTATGATCCTAACGATATTACTTGTTTAGAAGGTGATATTGTTTCGCCAGATAAAATAGGAGACTACCTGCATTACACTATCAATTTTGAAAATACAGGTACAGCTGCTGCAACCTTTGTAGTTGTTAAAGATGATATTGATGAGACTAAGTTTGATATGAATACGTTGCGAGTTATGCACGCTTCTCATGAAATGATGACAAGAATAACTGATAATCGTATTGAGTTTGTTTTTGATAATATTAACCTAGAACCTGAAGGAAGAGGAAATGTCGTATTTAAAATTAAAACTTTGAATTCGTTATCTATTGGTGATTCAGTTTCAAATAAAGCAGATATTTATTTCGATTATAACTATCCTATTGAAACCAACATTGCAACCACAACTTTTGATGCCTTATCAGTTGATGAATTTGGACTAAAGAATTCTGTTTCTGTGTATCCAAATCCAACAAATGGACAACTTTTTATCAATTCAACTTATAAAATTGATGATATAATTCTATATGATATTCAGGGACGAAAGGTTGAAGGTTTTAATGTCTCTGAAACAAATATGCTCAATATATCAAGCGTTTCTAAAGGAGTCTACTTCCTAGAAATTACTTCGGTTAAAGGAAAGTCCACTAAAAAAATAATTAAAGACTGA
- a CDS encoding DUF481 domain-containing protein yields the protein MLRFLFVLFFITSIANAQVINVETLRKPTDSTKWTGATSLNLSLIKNTNDIFKIENKAHIQYKDSSNLWLFVNDINLQKIEGNSLVNRGTQHLRYNRKLTKSIKWEVFTQAQYDAVSNIDLRFLLGTGPRFKLSENDKYKFYLGTLIMYEHEKASDEITDRLQEDIRGSIYLSFSLYPTETLSIISTSYFQPKIDALKDHRLSSNTSVLLKIFDDLAFKTTFNYFFDAFPVSSSIPKTQYELTNGLLYTF from the coding sequence ATGTTACGCTTTTTATTTGTATTATTTTTTATAACGTCTATTGCTAATGCTCAAGTTATAAATGTAGAAACCCTTCGAAAACCTACAGATTCGACAAAATGGACTGGAGCTACAAGTTTAAATTTATCCTTGATTAAGAATACCAATGATATTTTCAAAATTGAGAATAAAGCACACATTCAGTATAAAGATTCAAGTAATTTATGGTTGTTTGTTAATGATATCAATCTCCAAAAAATTGAAGGCAATTCTTTAGTTAATAGAGGCACACAACATTTAAGATACAACAGAAAACTCACAAAGAGCATAAAATGGGAAGTCTTTACCCAAGCTCAGTACGATGCGGTTTCTAATATAGATCTACGGTTTTTATTAGGAACTGGTCCACGTTTTAAACTAAGCGAAAACGACAAGTATAAGTTTTACTTGGGCACATTAATAATGTATGAACATGAAAAAGCTTCAGATGAAATAACAGATCGACTTCAAGAAGATATTAGAGGAAGTATCTATCTATCGTTTAGTTTATATCCTACGGAAACATTAAGCATCATTAGCACGAGCTACTTTCAGCCTAAAATTGATGCTTTAAAAGATCATAGATTATCAAGTAATACCTCTGTACTACTTAAAATCTTTGATGACTTAGCTTTTAAAACTACATTTAATTATTTCTTTGATGCATTTCCTGTGAGTTCTTCGATTCCGAAGACTCAATATGAATTGACTAATGGCTTGCTATACACGTTCTAA
- a CDS encoding citrate synthase, with product MSDKATLEINGKKYEFPIVVGTENEVAIDVKTLRGATGGVITIDPGYKNTGSCESAITFLDGEKGILRYRGYSIEELAEKADFLEVAYLLIFGELPTQDELDQFHSDIKKHAVVDDDIKKILDAFPKSAHPMGVLASLTSALTAFNPTSVDVNSEEEMYNAIVRILGKFPILVAWTMRKKHGMPLDYGSSSLGYVENILQMMFKRPDQDYEQNPILVNALDKLLILHADHEQNCSTSTVRITGSSHAGLFVSLSAGISALWGPLHGGANQAVLEMLEAIKEDGGDTKKYMAKAKDKEDPFRLMGFGHRVYKNFDPRAKIIKVAADEVLSDLGVEDPILDIAKGLEKEALEDQYFVDRKLYPNVDFYSGIIYRGMGIPTEMFTVMFALGRLPGWISQWREMRMRKEPIGRPRQLYTGETYRPFKDISNR from the coding sequence ATGTCAGATAAAGCTACATTAGAAATTAATGGTAAAAAATATGAATTTCCTATAGTTGTAGGTACAGAAAATGAAGTTGCGATAGATGTAAAAACTTTAAGAGGTGCTACTGGAGGAGTTATTACTATTGATCCTGGATATAAAAATACAGGAAGTTGTGAAAGTGCTATTACTTTTTTAGATGGAGAAAAAGGAATCTTAAGATATAGAGGATACTCTATCGAGGAATTAGCTGAAAAAGCAGATTTTCTAGAAGTAGCCTATTTGTTAATCTTTGGTGAGTTGCCAACTCAAGATGAATTGGATCAATTTCATTCAGATATCAAAAAACACGCTGTTGTTGATGATGATATCAAGAAAATATTAGATGCATTTCCTAAATCGGCACATCCAATGGGTGTTTTAGCATCACTCACTAGTGCGCTAACGGCATTTAATCCAACGTCAGTAGATGTGAATTCTGAAGAAGAAATGTACAATGCTATCGTTAGAATTCTAGGAAAATTTCCAATTCTTGTAGCATGGACAATGCGTAAAAAACATGGAATGCCATTAGACTATGGAAGTTCATCTTTAGGATATGTAGAGAATATTTTACAAATGATGTTTAAACGTCCAGATCAAGATTATGAGCAAAACCCAATTTTAGTAAATGCTTTAGATAAATTATTAATTCTTCATGCAGATCACGAGCAAAACTGTTCAACATCTACTGTAAGAATTACAGGGTCATCACATGCTGGATTATTTGTTTCATTATCTGCTGGAATCTCTGCACTTTGGGGACCATTGCATGGTGGAGCAAATCAAGCAGTTTTAGAAATGCTTGAAGCTATTAAAGAAGATGGAGGTGATACGAAGAAATATATGGCGAAAGCTAAAGATAAAGAGGATCCTTTCCGTTTAATGGGCTTCGGACATAGAGTCTATAAAAACTTTGATCCAAGAGCTAAGATAATTAAAGTTGCTGCTGATGAAGTATTATCAGACTTAGGAGTAGAAGACCCTATTCTTGATATTGCTAAAGGTTTAGAAAAAGAAGCTTTAGAAGATCAATATTTCGTGGATAGAAAGTTATATCCAAACGTAGATTTCTACTCAGGAATCATTTATAGAGGCATGGGAATACCTACGGAAATGTTTACAGTAATGTTCGCTTTAGGACGCTTGCCTGGTTGGATTTCACAATGGAGAGAAATGCGTATGCGTAAAGAACCAATTGGTCGTCCACGTCAGTTATATACAGGTGAAACGTACAGACCATTTAAAGACATTTCAAATAGATAA
- a CDS encoding dimethylarginine dimethylaminohydrolase family protein, which translates to MKLHIQNETSRLRAVILGTAESNGPTPKIEDAYDPKSVQHIKAGTYPKEADMIKEMEAVADVLKKYDVKVYRPEIIKDYNQIFARDISFVIEDKIIIANILPDREREVEATKYIWQDVPKENRIVLPEECHVEGGDVMPWNDYVFIGTYSGDDYADYITARTNMDAVIALQELFPHKTVKSFELRKSNTEPKDNALHLDCCFQPIGKDKAIIHKNGFLVESEYQWLVDFFGKENVFEITKDEMYNMNSNIFSISEEVIISERNFTRLNSWLRDNGFTVEEVPYAEIAKQEGLLRCSTMPLIRD; encoded by the coding sequence ATGAAACTACACATACAAAACGAAACGTCTCGTCTTAGAGCCGTTATATTAGGTACAGCCGAAAGTAATGGTCCAACACCTAAAATTGAAGATGCTTACGACCCAAAATCAGTGCAACATATCAAAGCTGGAACATATCCAAAAGAAGCTGATATGATTAAAGAAATGGAAGCAGTTGCTGATGTTTTAAAAAAGTATGATGTAAAAGTATATCGACCAGAAATCATCAAAGATTACAATCAAATTTTTGCTAGAGACATTTCGTTTGTAATAGAAGATAAAATTATTATCGCTAATATTTTACCAGATCGTGAGCGAGAAGTAGAAGCAACCAAATATATTTGGCAAGATGTACCAAAAGAAAACCGTATTGTGTTGCCTGAAGAATGTCATGTTGAAGGTGGTGATGTAATGCCATGGAATGATTATGTTTTTATTGGTACGTATTCTGGTGACGATTATGCCGATTATATTACTGCTCGTACTAATATGGACGCTGTGATTGCCTTACAAGAGTTGTTTCCTCATAAAACAGTGAAATCCTTTGAGTTGCGTAAATCAAATACAGAACCGAAAGACAATGCTTTGCATTTAGATTGCTGTTTTCAACCTATCGGAAAAGATAAAGCCATTATTCATAAAAATGGATTTTTAGTTGAAAGTGAATACCAATGGTTAGTTGATTTCTTCGGAAAAGAAAATGTTTTTGAAATCACCAAAGATGAAATGTACAATATGAATAGTAATATCTTTTCAATATCTGAAGAGGTGATTATTTCTGAACGCAATTTTACGCGATTAAATTCGTGGCTTCGTGACAACGGATTTACAGTTGAAGAAGTTCCTTATGCTGAAATAGCAAAACAAGAAGGTTTATTGCGTTGTAGTACGATGCCTTTGATAAGGGATTAG
- a CDS encoding flagellar basal-body rod protein FlgG — protein sequence MKKFIRLSTMLLVVTVFVVSCQSDTNDIDNNTNLKLISPKGNILAKNLNDLENIVKSTSKNQINNIVFQNIKYIEKQKYTLGVINYYEDDKFVSLLKVIEIDKDYILLKDKHSVQIVKGNSNIDDKSTITYIVNRGSASCSGGNCCQWKETGSDRYNCGCPPTDPSTSVIITTSDGCEVEL from the coding sequence ATGAAAAAATTTATTCGATTATCAACCATGCTCTTAGTAGTAACTGTTTTTGTTGTTAGTTGTCAATCTGACACAAATGATATAGACAATAATACAAACTTGAAACTGATATCTCCTAAAGGAAATATTTTAGCTAAAAATTTAAATGATTTAGAAAACATCGTTAAATCAACATCTAAAAATCAGATAAATAATATTGTTTTTCAAAATATCAAATATATTGAAAAACAAAAGTATACGCTAGGTGTTATAAATTACTATGAAGATGATAAATTTGTATCATTATTAAAAGTTATTGAAATTGACAAGGATTATATTTTACTGAAAGACAAACACAGTGTTCAAATTGTAAAGGGTAATTCAAATATCGATGATAAATCAACCATTACCTACATTGTAAATAGAGGTTCTGCTAGCTGTAGTGGAGGTAACTGTTGTCAATGGAAAGAAACAGGATCAGATAGATATAACTGTGGATGTCCACCTACAGATCCTTCAACATCTGTAATAATTACAACAAGTGACGGTTGCGAAGTTGAACTATAA
- a CDS encoding NADH:flavin oxidoreductase: MYKSSKNLLKFSCGAELKNRFMLAPMTNTQSHEDGKLSDDEYNWLVMRAKGGFGLTMTCASHVQAVGKGFPGQLGIFSDTHIDGHKRLVKGIKSHGSLAVIQLHHAGMRSPEDIIEGQPVSASDMKKYNARGLTLEEVHQLKDDFISAALRAQQCGYDGVEVHGAHGYILTQFLSSDINTRTDNYGGSLKNRARLLFDVTNGIRTACGPKFLLGVRLSPERFGMKLQEVKTVCQRFISEGQIDFLDISLWDCFKDPEENKYKDQSLLEHFTSLDYKHIKLTVAGNIRTGNDVTKILNAKVDFVSIGRAAILHHDFPEQVLANPNFKPTPTPVTEVYLKKEGLSDKFVTYMKRWPDFVVD; the protein is encoded by the coding sequence ATGTACAAATCTTCAAAAAATCTACTCAAATTTTCTTGTGGAGCAGAATTAAAAAATCGTTTCATGTTAGCGCCAATGACAAATACCCAAAGTCATGAAGACGGCAAATTATCTGACGATGAATACAATTGGCTAGTTATGCGAGCTAAAGGTGGATTTGGCTTAACAATGACTTGCGCATCACATGTACAAGCTGTTGGAAAAGGGTTTCCTGGACAGTTAGGTATTTTCTCAGACACACATATTGATGGTCATAAACGATTAGTGAAAGGTATTAAATCTCATGGTAGTTTGGCTGTAATACAATTACATCATGCTGGTATGCGATCACCAGAAGACATCATTGAAGGGCAACCAGTTTCTGCATCTGATATGAAAAAGTACAATGCTCGTGGCTTAACACTTGAAGAAGTACATCAACTCAAAGACGATTTTATTTCCGCAGCATTAAGAGCACAACAATGTGGGTATGATGGTGTTGAAGTACATGGTGCTCATGGTTATATTTTGACACAATTTTTAAGTTCAGATATTAATACGCGAACAGATAATTATGGTGGAAGCTTAAAGAATAGAGCTCGTCTTTTATTTGATGTTACTAATGGCATAAGAACTGCTTGTGGTCCAAAGTTTTTATTAGGTGTAAGGCTATCTCCTGAACGCTTTGGAATGAAATTACAAGAAGTAAAAACTGTTTGTCAACGTTTTATTTCTGAAGGTCAAATTGATTTTTTAGATATCTCACTTTGGGATTGCTTTAAAGATCCCGAAGAAAATAAATATAAAGACCAAAGTTTATTAGAACATTTTACTAGTTTAGATTATAAACATATAAAGCTTACTGTGGCTGGAAACATAAGAACTGGAAACGACGTTACTAAGATACTAAATGCAAAGGTAGATTTTGTTTCTATTGGTCGTGCAGCTATTTTACATCATGATTTCCCAGAGCAAGTTTTAGCAAATCCAAACTTTAAACCAACTCCAACTCCAGTTACTGAAGTCTACTTAAAGAAGGAAGGCTTAAGCGATAAATTTGTTACTTATATGAAACGTTGGCCAGACTTTGTAGTTGACTAA
- a CDS encoding tetratricopeptide repeat protein has translation MKRIILLLFFLSYNINYSQDNINALVESGIGFHDKGNFEKAIETYQKALDIDSKSSLVNYEIALSYFYNKDFKNAIKHCDIVLNNKDQYIKEAYVTKGSSLDNLGNTKASIKLFKKAIKTFDNDVMLYYNLALNYYKLQDFENAENYVTKGIASNSNHSSSHLILAYINYNNNKRTQSLLNLHYFLFLEPNSRRSAEAGKLIQEIMRSNVSQDPNKPNTINLTWSVPDKDNEFGSTELMLSMLEASKTLKENIDKTEDELFIKNTTSFFKILGERKNKNKESIYWDIYIPFFNNLAQSEHMNAYCYFVMQAINPYSKAWMEVNTDQVDAFDLWLQKN, from the coding sequence ATGAAACGCATCATTTTACTTCTTTTCTTTTTAAGTTATAATATTAATTATAGTCAGGATAACATAAATGCTTTGGTTGAAAGTGGCATTGGTTTTCATGATAAAGGCAACTTTGAAAAAGCTATTGAAACTTATCAAAAAGCACTTGATATAGACAGTAAATCTTCCTTAGTGAATTATGAAATTGCACTGAGTTATTTTTACAACAAAGATTTCAAAAATGCAATAAAGCATTGTGATATAGTCTTAAATAACAAAGACCAATACATTAAAGAGGCATATGTCACAAAAGGATCTTCCCTTGATAATTTAGGAAACACTAAAGCGTCAATTAAACTTTTCAAAAAAGCCATCAAAACGTTTGACAATGATGTGATGTTATATTACAACCTCGCCTTAAACTATTATAAACTTCAAGATTTTGAAAACGCAGAAAACTATGTAACAAAAGGCATTGCTTCTAACAGCAATCATTCAAGCAGTCATCTTATTTTAGCATACATTAATTATAACAATAATAAACGTACACAAAGCCTTTTAAACTTGCATTATTTTTTGTTTTTAGAACCGAATTCTAGACGTTCAGCAGAAGCTGGTAAATTGATTCAAGAAATAATGAGAAGCAATGTATCTCAAGATCCAAATAAACCAAACACTATAAATTTAACATGGTCTGTTCCTGATAAAGACAATGAATTTGGTTCTACAGAATTAATGCTGTCTATGTTAGAAGCTTCAAAAACCCTAAAAGAGAATATAGATAAAACAGAAGATGAATTATTCATCAAGAACACAACGTCATTTTTCAAAATTCTTGGAGAGCGCAAAAACAAAAACAAGGAAAGTATTTATTGGGATATCTATATTCCTTTTTTCAATAATCTTGCGCAAAGTGAACACATGAATGCCTATTGCTATTTCGTGATGCAAGCTATTAATCCATATTCTAAAGCTTGGATGGAAGTCAATACAGACCAAGTTGATGCATTTGATTTATGGTTGCAAAAAAATTAA